Below is a window of Rhodopseudomonas sp. P2A-2r DNA.
CCGGTGCATTTCGCGACAACCGGGACCCCGGATCTGCGGAGCACCACCATCGCTGCGCGATGGCAGATGCACCGCGTCCGGGGGCGGGCCCTACCCCCGCAAATCCTCGTGGAGGATGCCGAATAGCAGGTGGTCCTGCCAGACGCCGTTGATGCACAGGTAACGGCGGGCGAGGCCCTCGCGGGTAAAGCCGCATTTCTCCAGCACCCGGATCGACGGGGTGTTGGTGGGAATGCAGGCGGCCTCGACGCGGTGCAGGTTGAGTTCGCCGAACAGGCTGGGCAGCAGCACCCGCAGCGCTGCGGTCATGTAGCCCTGATGGGCGTAGGGCTGGCCGACCCAGTAGCCGACTGTGGCGGCCTGCACGATGCCGCGCCGGACGTTGGCCAGGGTCACCCCGCCAACCAGCGTGCCGTCGGATTCGCGAAACACCAGGAACGGATAGGCGCGATCGGCGGCGACATCCTCGGCGTAGCGGCGCAGCCGGCGCCGGAAGCCGGCGCGGGTCAGGTCGTCCGACGGCCAGATCGGCTCCCATGGCGTCAGGTAAGCCCGGCTGTGTTCGCGCAGGTCGGCCCATTGCGGGAAGTCGGCCATGACCGGCCCGCGCAGCAGCAGACCGTAGCCGCGCGGCGCAAGCGCCGCCGGTAGGTTCGATGGTAAGCGAAACAGCGCCATGCTGGCGTCCCCCTGGGCCGCGAAAAGAGATCCGCGTCAGTGTAGCTGGGCTTTGTCCTTCACGTGGGTCAAACCTTCGGCAAAACCCACCGCGCTGTCCAGACCCCGGCCGCTGCCCAGCGCCACCACTGCGGGACGGCTGCGCGACAGCAGGCCGTGCGCGGCGTTGCGGGTTGTCTCGACGCTGACCGCGTCGATCCGGCCCATCAGCTCCGGCACGGTGAGCGGCCGGCCATAGGCCAGCATGTGCCGGGCCAGCTGTTCGGCGCGCGAGCTGCAGCTTTCCAGCGCCATCAGCAGGCCGGCCTTCATCTGCGCCTTGGCGCGGTTGATCTCGGCCTCGGTGAGGGTTTCCACAGCGTCGTTGATGACGTCGACGATGACTTCCATCATCTCCGGCGCATCGGCCGGATCGGTGCCGGTATAGAGCCCGAAGAAACCGGTGTCCGAATAGGGCGCATGGAAGGTGTAGATCGAATAGCACAGGCCGCGCTTTTCGCGGACCTCCTGGAACAGCCGCGACGACATCCCGCCGCCGAGAATGTTGCTGAACACCTGCAGGCTGAACAGCGACAGGTCCGACTGCGGCACGCCTTCCAGCGCCAGCGTCATATGCGCCTGCTCGAGGTCGCGATGCACCACGCGGGAGCCGCCCTTGCCGAACATCGCCGACTGCGGCTTGGGCGCCGGGGTGGAATCGAAACTCTTGAAGCGCTCGGCGACTTCCTCGACCACGCGCTTGTGATCGACGGCCCCGGCGGCGGCGACCACCATCTCCGGACCGCGGTAATGCGTCGACAGGTAGTTCTGCAGCGTGTCGCGGTCGAAGGCCTTCAGCGTCTTGGCGGTGCCGAGCAAGGAGCGGCCCATCGGCTGGTCGGGATAGCAGAGCTCGTTGAGATGTTCGAACACCACGTCGTCCGGGGTGTCCTGTGCCGCCCCGATCTCCTGCACGATGACGCTCTTCTCGCGCTCCAGCTCGTCGGGCACGAAGGACGGATTGGCGAGAATGTCCGAGAGCACGTCGAGCGCTAGCGGCACGTCGTCCTTCATGACGCGGGCATAATAGGCGGTGGTCTCGGTGGAGGTGCCGGCATTGAGGTCGCCGCCGACCGCCTCGATCTCTTCGACGATCTCGCGCGACGAGCGCCGCTTGGTGCCCTTGAACGCCATGTGTTCGAGCAGATGCGAGATGCCGTGCTCGTTCGGCTTCTCGTCACGGCCGCCGACGCCGGTCCAGACACCCAGGGCGGCGGTTTCCAGATGCGGCATGGAATCGGTGACGACCGTCAGGCCCGAGGGCAGCTTGGTGACTTCGACGCTCATCAGATGGCTCCCTGCTTCGCAGCGCGACTGACAGACAGCACGAACCGCTCGATGTCGCTTTGGTCATTCTTCATGACCTTGATATGTTCTGTCTTGCTCATCAGCCCTTCGAGATAGGCCGGCAAGGCCGGGCGGACGCCGCAGGCGGCTTCAACCGCATCGGGAAACTTCGCTGCATGCGCGGTGGACAGCACGATGTTCGGCACATGCATCTCGGTGGTGTCGCGATCGGCCACCGCCAGCGCCACGGCGGTGTGCGGATCGACGAGGTCACCGGTTTCGCGCCAAGCGGCGCGGATCGCGGCGGCGGTTTCGTCCTCGTCGGCGCGGCCGGCTTCGAAATCGGCTGATATCGCCGACAGCAGCGACTCCGGCAGCACGAAGCGGCCGGACTGCTTCAGGGATTCCATCAGCCCGCGCATCAAAGCGGCGTCACGGCCGGAGGCCTCGAACAAAAGGCGTTCGAAGTTCGACGATACCTGGATGTCCATCGACGGCGACATCGAGGCGTGAACCTCGCGCACTTCGTAGATGCCGGTCTTCAGCGTGCGGTCGAGGATGTCGTTGACGTTGGCGGCGACGCGCAGCTTGCGCACCGGCAGGCCCATGCGCTTGGCGACGTAGCCGGCAAAGATATCGCCGAAATTGCCGGTCGGCACGGTGAAGTCGACCTCGCGGTGCGGCGCGCCGAGCGCCACCGCCGAGGTGAAGTAGTACACCACTTGGGCGACAATACGCGCCCAGTTGATGGAGTTGACGCCGGACAGCGACACCGCATCGCGGAAGCTGTGGTGGTTGAACAGTCCCTTCACCAGCGCCTGGCAATCGTCGAAGTGACCTTCGACGGACAGTGCGTGGATGTTCGACGCGCCCGACGTGGTCATCATGCGACGCTGCACGTCGGAGATCCGGCCGTGGGGAAACAGCACGATCAGGTCGACATTGTCGCGACCGGCGAAGGCGTCCACGGCGGCGCCGCCGGTGTCACCGGAGGTGGCGACCACGATGGTGGTTCGCTGGTTGCGCTTGGCCAGCACGTGATCCATCAGCCGGGCGATCAGTTGCATCGCCACGTCCTTGAACGCCAGCGTCGGGCCATGGAACAGCTCGAGCACGAACTGGTTCGGCGCGGTCTGATCGAGCGGCACCACGGCGGGATGGCGGAAGGTGGCGTAGGCCTCGTTGGCCATGCGTCCGAGATCGTCGTCGGAAATCTCGCCGGCCACGAACGGGCGGATCACCTCGACGGCAACCTCCCAATACGGCCGCCCGAACAGCCCGGCGATGGCCTGTGGGCTCAGCTGCGGCCAAGTCTGCGGCACGTAGAGCCCGCCGTCACGGGCGAGCCCGGTCAGCATGACATCGCAAAATCCGAGGGTCGGGGCCTCGCCCCGCGTCGAAATATAGTTCGTCAACACGTCCTCCAAAGGAGCGGATGACCGCCAAGCCTTTGATGTAAAGGGATGATTATCTCACGCGCAGGTGAAATGCCGGGCCACCATAATGGGTTTTGCAGGCAAGGGGAAATGCGGTACTCAGGCACCCCACGCTCCGTTGTCCCCGCGGATGCGGGGATCCAGTACACGCAAGTTCCGCGGCTTTCTCACAGATGCCGGTATTTACTGGGGCGCCCGGTCC
It encodes the following:
- a CDS encoding GNAT family N-acetyltransferase, producing MALFRLPSNLPAALAPRGYGLLLRGPVMADFPQWADLREHSRAYLTPWEPIWPSDDLTRAGFRRRLRRYAEDVAADRAYPFLVFRESDGTLVGGVTLANVRRGIVQAATVGYWVGQPYAHQGYMTAALRVLLPSLFGELNLHRVEAACIPTNTPSIRVLEKCGFTREGLARRYLCINGVWQDHLLFGILHEDLRG
- a CDS encoding M16 family metallopeptidase, which encodes MSVEVTKLPSGLTVVTDSMPHLETAALGVWTGVGGRDEKPNEHGISHLLEHMAFKGTKRRSSREIVEEIEAVGGDLNAGTSTETTAYYARVMKDDVPLALDVLSDILANPSFVPDELEREKSVIVQEIGAAQDTPDDVVFEHLNELCYPDQPMGRSLLGTAKTLKAFDRDTLQNYLSTHYRGPEMVVAAAGAVDHKRVVEEVAERFKSFDSTPAPKPQSAMFGKGGSRVVHRDLEQAHMTLALEGVPQSDLSLFSLQVFSNILGGGMSSRLFQEVREKRGLCYSIYTFHAPYSDTGFFGLYTGTDPADAPEMMEVIVDVINDAVETLTEAEINRAKAQMKAGLLMALESCSSRAEQLARHMLAYGRPLTVPELMGRIDAVSVETTRNAAHGLLSRSRPAVVALGSGRGLDSAVGFAEGLTHVKDKAQLH
- the thrC gene encoding threonine synthase yields the protein MTNYISTRGEAPTLGFCDVMLTGLARDGGLYVPQTWPQLSPQAIAGLFGRPYWEVAVEVIRPFVAGEISDDDLGRMANEAYATFRHPAVVPLDQTAPNQFVLELFHGPTLAFKDVAMQLIARLMDHVLAKRNQRTTIVVATSGDTGGAAVDAFAGRDNVDLIVLFPHGRISDVQRRMMTTSGASNIHALSVEGHFDDCQALVKGLFNHHSFRDAVSLSGVNSINWARIVAQVVYYFTSAVALGAPHREVDFTVPTGNFGDIFAGYVAKRMGLPVRKLRVAANVNDILDRTLKTGIYEVREVHASMSPSMDIQVSSNFERLLFEASGRDAALMRGLMESLKQSGRFVLPESLLSAISADFEAGRADEDETAAAIRAAWRETGDLVDPHTAVALAVADRDTTEMHVPNIVLSTAHAAKFPDAVEAACGVRPALPAYLEGLMSKTEHIKVMKNDQSDIERFVLSVSRAAKQGAI